TCCGCAGCCCGGCAGGGGGGCTGATGCGCTCCTGGCCCCCGTGCCTGGTGCTGGTGCCGCCGCCCCGCTCCCGCGGCCACGGCCGAGCGCGGGGCGCTCCTGGGCGCGCCCCGTCCTGCAGGGGGCGCTGCCGCGGGGCCGCGCACGCGGGCCGCCCCCGCCCGTCCGCGGGGAGCGGCGGCTGCCCCGGGGCTCCCATTGGCTACCGATGACGTCACCGCCCCGCCTCCGGGCCGGCCCCCGCTCTTCGATTGGTCGGCGAGGCCGCCCGTCGACgcgggccccgcccccgccgggcCGTACATTTACGCGGTAGCAAAAGAGAAAGTAACGAGGATGGTGCGGGCGGCGCGCggagcgcggggcgggcggcgcgcgGGGCAGCGCGCGCGACACGCACCGGCACGAGCGGCTCCTCCCGCGGCGGCCGCCGTCACCTCCGCGCAGCGGGCCGGAGCGCGGCGCGCCGGTGAGTGCGGCGCACGgcgcggagcggggccgcggccgcggGAGCCCGCGCCAGGGCTGCCGGGgcggggagccccggcccggcccgccgcgcgaTTGGCGGTAGCCCCGGCTCCCTGCGATCGCGGACAAAACTTTAGCTTCTCTCTTCTCCTGGGCTCTTTCGTTGTCTCCCCTCGCTGGGGTAACTGGGTTGTCTTCCTCgtttattaaataattttaactgCGTCAGGCGAATGCGCTCGGGGCGCCCTTATCCTAGTTCTTATCCTAAATAGGGCGAGGGGAGGGTTGGGAAAAGAGCGGGCTGGGGAAGTCTCTGGAGCGAGCGAGCCGCCGCTGGCCCCGCTCTGCCCAGCCGCGGCACCTCCGCCGTGCCCGGGCGGGCGGGTCGCGGCGCCTTTCCGCGCTCCGGAGGCACCCGCGGGTTTGCTACGTAGAGCGGTGGCTGCTGGAGGTGGCAGTGCCCCCCGGCCATCCCCTGTTCGGGATGGACATCTCCCAGCCGGCCCGGTGCAGGGCCGGCCGGGCGGCCAGCGGGAGCTGCGAGTGCTCGCCCCGCTCCGGGGTCTTGGTGGAGTTGGTGAAGTTGGTGCCGGGATGGGTTTCTCAGAGAGAGCTGCGGCTGCTCCCAGAGTTGCTGGTGAAGGTGACGCACTGTCAGGCTGGCTTTGGGTGTTTTGTTCCCGTCGTCTTCGTTGTCTGCCGAGTAGAAACGGGGGGATTCAAATCCTGCGTGCTGCGTCTTAGCAAATGGGAAGGCAAAGGTGGGGCAGGCAGTGACCTTGCGTGGGGCGGAGGGGACTACTCTTTGAAGAAGCTGTGAAATGTGGTGGGTTGCGGGAATTTACCTCACGGACTGCTAGAGAACAGCAGACATCCCGAGCCTGGAGCTAAGGGCTTAACTGGGATTGGATTCACCTCTAACAGGGGGAGGGAAGTGCAAGGTGCACGCTTATAAGGATCTCCAGAagctaaatttttttttgttttctattgggtatttttttgtttagcCTTATGTGTTCAAGTTTGTAACTGTCTCAGAAAATTTATTCACAGGCTAATTTTATTCCAGCATGCTGGAAAAGTTGCAGATCACCTCTGACACATTCAGCTATTCAGCTCTTGCGTGTTCCTCCCTGTAGTGGATTCAGCCCAGTAGTTGCTTTCTTTTCAGTGAGCAACGGGGTAAGGGAACATGCCTCTGTCGTTATCAGTGGTGAGCTTTGCAGCCTGGGATTTCGGAATGGCTCAGTACCATCTGCATGTAGCTAAATGTCTTCTCCTGGGTGTCACTGCACGGTCCAGGCTGCTCATGTGGATTCTGCGTGCTATGGGCGCACATGCAGATAGCTGAagcattctctgcagcactgaaaaGATTTATGAGCAGCTACTGTGAGCTGGCAACTGTCAGAAGGGGTTGTAGGGATAATGAATGTCGGTAAAATAAGTTGCTGGATCTCTTGGTTTATGTGATTTCATGATCTGTTTTCATCACCTTTtgtcttctttctcttctgctttttctttttcagggtGATCTTGCATTCTTCTTAACTTGCTAGTGCTCAGCCTCCTCATGCCTCCATCTCCTTTAGACGACAGGGTAGTAGTGGCACTTTCGAGGCCAGTGAGACCTCAGGATCTCAACCTGTGTTTAGACTCCAGCTTCATTGAATCTGCTTCTTCTGCTGGTGAGAGCCACTCCAGTCTGCTCGGCGGAGTTGTCGTGTCCCTAAAGACTGCTAATCTCACGTATATGCCCTCATCCAACGGCTCTGCACGCTCTCTGAGTTGTGGATGCAGCAGTGCCAGTTGCTGCACTGTGGCAACTTACGACAAGGACACTCAGGCCCAAACTCAAGCgagcaccagcagcacccacGCCGGAGCctcccctgcctgtgctgccaaCCAAATGGTCAACAGCAATGAGAACGCCGGCAGCCTGAGCCCACTGGGCGGCGTGGGCAGCCCCGTCTCGGGCAGCACCAAGCAGCTCGCCAGCATCAAAATCATCTACCCCAATGATCTGGCCAAGAAGATGACCAAATGCAGCAAGAGCCACCAACAGAACCAAGGTCCTGTCATCATTGACTGCAGGCCCTTCATGGAGTATAATAAGAGCCACATTCAAGGGGCTGTCCACATTAACTGTTCTGACAAGATCAGCCGGAGAAGGCTCCAGCAGGGCAAGATCACAGTCTTGGACTTGATCTCCTGCCGGGAAGGCAAGGACTCCTTCAAGAGAATCTTTTCCAAAGAAATTGTAGTTTATGATGAGAATACCAATGAGCCAAGCAGGGTGATGCCTTCGCAGCCACTCCACATAGTGCTGGAGTCACTCAAGCGAGAAGGCAAGGAACCCTTAGTCCTAAAAGGTAATCCTCCTCGTTGCCCAGACACAGTGTGTTGGTTTGCTTTGCAGTGTGTACTCTCTGTTGTTAGCCTTGCTGATGGTTGCACCTTGAAAGCATCTGTTTATCTCTGGGAAGGCCTGGGTGTCTCAAGTCACCAGTGGCAAAGCAAATGCCTTCCATGGACAAATCATGGTGCTGGTAGCAGAGAGGTGCTTGCTTTTCTCTGGATGTTGTCCTTGAGTAGCAGGAGGGGTGAGAAGTGTAAGGAGGAGGAAATGTGTTTCCTGGTGTCTCTCTGTGCAAACAAAGAATTTCCCCCAGTGCTTATTCTGAGTATTTATAGCTCAAGGAGCAGAGGTCCAGGAGGGGATACTTCTCTTTTAGTTTGTTAGACTGACCTTTACTTAGCAGCCTTATTTTAGTCCATGTAAAACTGGACTCATAGGCGCTGGAGATGGACAGTGGGAGAGTAGAAGGAGGGGGAAGGAAAGATTAgggaggtcacttggtctgagGCATTGTATCATGGACCAGTCAGCACAACTTGAGCAATCAAGCCCAGTTTTGGTGATACAGGGTCAGAATACTGGACAGGGGGAAATTATTTGTTTAAAGAGTGATCTGAAAGTGGTGTGTTTCTGTGTATGAGTGCTTATGTATGTATATGGCTTTCCTGTAAAGGCTCCTGTTTTAATGTGGAATTTGGTTTATCCCTTAATGCTCTGGTGGAGATGAGCCCCACCAATTAAGGCATCATCCAAGGACACTTCACTTTATTCTCCAGATCCTATTTATAACAATGCTGTCCTCTAGATTAAATTTCCTTTCCCCTGCGTGCTTATGCCATTCGGAGGTATGGTTGGCAGAAACTGGCTGTGGCAGTGGGAAACTATGGAAGGATTTGCTGCTTAGCTCATACTGTATGTATTTAATTTGCTTAATTTTTCTGTGCAGCTTGCTACTTTCTGTGCTACTTGCAACTTCTCCTGCACAGTGTGGCAGGAGAATGCAGTGGGCTGGTACTTTATCCCTTTTCCTCAGCTGAGTTTCATGGCTTTGTAGGATCTAGGGATCCTGTGAGATACTCCTCTGTGTATCTTGTGGAAGCTTGAAATTGCTGAACTGTCCCCCTTGCTCCTGGTAAGAGTGTAGTCATGCTGGGCTTGTTTTGATATTTGCAACAGGATCCCAGTATGCTTTTATTGAGTCTCTGGGGTCACGATGATGCCCTGCATATGTGGAAGGAGGAGATGAGGCGCTTGGCAGAGTGAGGCTGCCACTGGAGTTGTGCCTTTCTGGTGGTAATCCTTCTGTTGTACAGCCTTTGCAGCTGGATAAGTGGTTGTAGTCTGCAAGCCTTCCTATCCTTAGAAAAGTGGAGTGCTGAAGGTGTTCTCTGTGTTTCTCTGAAAACACTGTAGCTTCTCGGAGCCTCGCATGGTACTTCTTCAGTACCTGGAATGAGATCCTGGCTGAGatgaagctgcagagcagtAACTGGGCAGCGCTGAGCTGCTGGGCCGTCACCATAACTCCACTCCCATTCTCTGAagcagggctccagctggggTCGGATGGAGTTGAGCCTGGGATAAAGCGACATTTAGGAAGGCTACGGCTGGCTTTCCGAGCTGGGGGCGTGGCGCTGGAGGCACTCGTTATTTAGTTTCACTTGACAGGTAGCGTTTTTTCCGTCGTGCTTCAGCCGCCCTGGAGCTGGCTCGTCCCCGTCCCTGTGTTCGGGCGCTAAAACGAAACTGGGGGTGGCCGGGGAGCCCTCTTTGCCTGGATGTGTTACTCTGAGTGATTTCTCTCGCTCTCCGCTGCCCGGCGCTAATTTATTGCGGTCCCATCTGATGCCCGTGTTGTGTTTGCAAACACTGGTTGCTAGCCAGGCTGTCCAAGCGCCGGCCCCGCTGCGGTGCCCCCTTGTCCATGTTTGGTGCTGCTGTCAGCCGCGGCCGCTCTCGGTCCCATCGCCGGGCCGGGGCTTGGGTTACGGCccttccccacagccctgccccacagccccgccccacagccctgcccgtCCCCCGCCAGCGGCTCGGAGGTGCCCCAGGCTTTTTGAGCAGCACAGAAACCCTCTGCTGTTTTCCAAGGCCGCGCCGTGATCTATAGATAAATGTATGTATAGCGTGCCTTATTAGGCACGAGTTAAAGAGGTAGtgtggtttatttttaatgtagCATACCAGTGTATAAACTAGCGATGTGACAAGAGAGGGTTTCGTGTATGCTGTGGCATGGAAGATTTTAAGACTTCAGTTCCTCCCTTTCTATCCATGCCTCTTCTTGCTACTTCCTTTAACATTTTTTTGGTCATAAATGTAACACATGCATAATTTTGATTTAAGCTCTTAAGAAAGATTTGCTTATTTCTTTTGCCACAGGGCACAGCAACACTTGAGACAGGCATAAATCGTctatttttacaaaaaataagCCCATAAGAATCCTGTATTTGGTAGTCCTGCTACACAGGCAGTAACAGCCTGAGCTGTCCTGGCTAAAGCTGCTGCTCAATCTGTTTATAAACAAAATAGGAAGAAGTCCTATTTCCCCCAACACCCCATGACCATGACCATGGTATTCCATGTTTGCTGAAAACTAAAGGCCTCACTTTTTGTcgatgcttttgtttttttaatttagttttttttttcttagcattGGAATGGAGATGGGGCGGTGATATGAGCCCAGTGTCCCTTCTGCTTGAGGCCAATGTCAAAGCTGAATTTGGGGAGGAGAGGAACGTGGTGCTGTGACCCCAGGCTGGgtcagcagccctggccctccttGGTAGGGCTGTGCCCCTTTCCCTCCTGCAAACCCAACAGTGAGGCATCTCTGCCCTCCCTGAGCACCTCAGCTCATAGCAAAAGTTTCCTTGAGTCTTGGGGGCTGGTATGCTTAAGATTGCTCCTAGGACCTCAAAATGGAAAGTGGGAAATTCATTTGCATTCAGATGAAAAGTACTAGCTTCCCATGACTGAAACATTTAGGCTTGGagttcagcttttttttttttttttttttcataaactAAATTCAATctccaaaggaaaataaaatgaaaaattgaagCATCTATGCCAGCACATCTTGGCAGCTTTTAACACAAGAGGAGTTGCCTTTGTCTCGCTGACCAGGGTCCAGTGGCTTTGTCTCCATCCTGCCgttcttccttttccctcaagacccagcagcaggagccttGTGAACCTGCTTAAGTCTTGCATTTAGTTTGTAAGGGCTGCTGTGTTTGACTTCAAGGAATTTAAAAGCAGAGATGAAAAATAtgatttggctttttctttttaattcccACTGTATGCTGTAAACTCATGCCTGGACTTCTGCAAAGGAGATGGGGAGGAACCAGCTGGTTCCTCCACAAAACCTGGTTGTTTCTTTGTTCTTGTTCACAGTCTGAAGAGTTTATTTATGCTCTGCCTTTCAGTCTTCTCTCTGCTCATCTGACAGGGAAATAAATGAAGTGACTTGCTCTCATTATAGTGGGGAGTGTAAGACCTGCCAAGAAACCACTTCATGCTTTCTGCCATGGTCTAAGAATAGTTTCAGATCTCTTACCACGCTAGAGTCACATATCAGCAAAGTTGAAACAACTACAGAGGGGCTTTGTAAGCAAGTAATTATTCCTTACAAAAGGAATAATTATTTGCTTTATATTCTTCTACATTCATGTAAATACTGTGATCAGCTGCCTTTGGAATACCTGACCTGGTCACTTGTACAAATACCTTAATTATTACTTTGATTAATTATAGAATTTAACAGTGTCAGTGTTGCTTTAAACCCTAATTGGATTACACTGCACAAGTGTATTTGAAAGTAAAACTTGATGTAATGGTCAACAAATCCAGCTGACCAACAAAACATGTGCCTGGCACTTCTTTCCACCAGAGATCTCCACTGAATAACTATTAGGTCATGGTTGTAATAGGGAAATGTGTAGTTTTAAAAACACAGGACATTTCACATGAGTCACttagcatttaaaaataaaatttattccctctgtgctgcagaggagAGCTGGCCCTATCATTCACTGGGGGAAAAGCTTCTGCTAGCTCTGTCAGAGCTGAGATTTCACCTTCAGTGTTcaggctctgattgctggtgctTAAAGTATCTTTCTACtggaataaataatattttttgccATCACACTAGAAAATTGTTTGTATGTGTCATTACCTTTTGCATATAGATAAATTGGGATGATGGTGTGGCTGGAGACCAGGGTCTTTGACATATTTTGAGGGTACTTCTGCAGGGGAAAGGTACCTCTACACTTTGCCTGTTCAGCTGTAATGGTAAATGTGGCTTTTTCTCTGAGATTATGGCATCTGAGagtttgctgtgctggtttgCATGGTGCCTATCACATTTTAACTGTCCTTGGAAAGAGAGCAATGGCAGTGCCTTGGAAAGGGAGCAATAGAAAGGAGATTTCCCCGCCCCAGTTTTTGCTCCCCAGTTTCTTATACCCATGGAATAAAGAACCAAAATGTTACATTAGGCAAACCTCTCTGATGCTTGTAAAGAAAAATCTGGTTCCAGTTCTGTATAAACTGGGGTAACATTCCCGATGATGTTCCTGGTAGGTAGATGTTGGATTATAATTAGCTGAATGCCTCATGTGCTGCCCTTACCCTTACCCTTGCCCTGCCAGAGAATTTCCTCGACTGAAATCTCTCTAGGATGATGTGCTCGTCTATCTTCTGGCTTTTTGTTCTCGAGGTGAACAGAACCTTTTGGAGAGGCTTGGGATGGAAGGGTAGCTGTGTTTGAGGTTTGAGTGGTGTCTGGATCTTAACTAGTACAGATgggcaattttaaaaaaaagtgttttgtaCTGTACATGTGTGATTTGcttccaaagcagcagccaaagtTTTCACTACACTTATGAGCACAGAAGTTTTTAGTGAGATTGCCTTGGCTTTATGATGCATTTGAAGAGGGGGCCCATCCCTTGTCTTTAGGCTATGACTTTTTACTCTGTGAAAAGCCCCATTATATTTAGGGGTTTTTATTTATGCAAACAACTCAAAAGTGAAGAAATGCTATAAATATAAGCAGCATACAGACATCTCAACGTTTCCCTGCTTTGCAATTTCACCAGCTAGCCAGGAGGGAAACACCTCTCAAACATTCAGCATCAGCTTGCAGGGCTGTCAAGTCATGCtatttaaataaatagataatGGTAATCTGAAGATAACCTAGTGCCTTGTCCGTCTGTGTGTGAGATGAGATTTTGTGTGGTGCTTTAGCCTTGTTGGGAAGTCCCTGGTGGGCTTGGGAGAGTGCTGGCTACAGAAATCACAAGGCTGACCTGAATTACTGTGAGCAGCTGTTTTTCTGAAGCTTTGAGTCTAAGTTCTCACCTGAATCAGTCTGTAGCAGTTTTTTAAACACCTCTGTACTGTAAAAGTTAATTTGTTCTTAATCATAAAGGTGTTTGGTAAGCTAGGGCTTAAAGAAGAGCAGTGTGTTTATCATGGACATCACCTTTCCCTGCCTCATGGAAAAGTAAAGGCTGCAAAGAGTCTGGTTGAGAGGAGATTGGATCAAGGTGCTGTCTTGAATATTGCATTTGCTTCAGCTTCCTCTGGCAGGCTTTTCACCTACTCTTGATCCATTGAGTGTTGAGGGTTGTGGGAAAGCTGAAATGTGCACTAGTGCTCTTGGCTTTGGCCaccagtgctggcagtgccactcAGGACACCCTGTGACAGGGCAGAAtgggggctgctgtgggcaggaggcaCGGGGGATTCAGGGGAAGTGTTTTTGCAGCTGGGAAGTTCAGGGGTGCTCATGGTCTGTGCGCAGTGTGTTGATGAATGCTCTGTGGTTCAGTAGTGAAGCTTGGGAGTTttgttgtttcattttgtttaagcATCTTGTGACTTTTTAGTACAGGAAACTCTTTGCTTCAATCAGTGTCTATGGTGAAGGCAGCCTCACATCTGGGAGCACTCTGAAGGTTGTTTTTGGTGAATCCTCTGCTGCTTAGAAAGATGTTGATTCCCCATGGACCTGTGTTCTACCCAGAGGTGGTCTCTGACCTAGTTCTGGAGCAGCATTTTGGGGActggaaggaaaggggaagagaTGGAGAAGCAAGTCTGTCCGCCATGTGGTACAAAAAGGGAGGAACTGGACTAGAGGGATAAATCTGGGCCTAGATAGCAGGGCAGTCTTGTGGCCAGGGGAGCTCTGATTCAGCCAACACAACAAACTTGCCATGAAGTGTAGAGAAATCATTTTCATCTGATTTGgatgtgtttgttttttgttttgttgtgggttttttggttggttggtttggtttgtttttgtttttttttttggttttgttttcgggttttttttgtttggttttgttttgttttttgtttgtttgggttttttttaatgccctTTGCGCCATTTGTTACACAGAGCTTATCTCTCTCGTTGCAATTGGTGTTAAGTGTGTTTGACCCTGGCTCCATCCACAGTCCCAGtggtgccctgggacagcacagctgcctgctgcagaaAGTGGGAGATGGATTTTGGAGCACCCTCTTTCTTCCCTTGATTGTGCGTTTTTGCACATAATTTTGCAAATTTTAGGCTCTGATTTGCctccaggaatttttttttttaatagaggtTCATCTTCATGTGTTTCTCTGCTTGGGTGAGGGAATTGCCTCCTTTTCAAAGGAATGCTCTGCTCCCAGTAAAAAGAGTGGGATCCAGAAGGGGCACAAGCTTCTGATCTCCTGGCACTTGGTTTCAGTGAGCCTGTCCCAGGAGAGTGTGTGCAGAGAGACCCAAACTGGCCAGTCTGCAGGGAGCAACCAGGACCTTGTCGGTCTGGGTGCCGCCTCGTCCCTCTTACGTGAAGGAATGAGCTTCTgattgctgctgcctggagcaaTGCCACCCTTTGTGAGCCCAGCTACAGccacccacagctcctgcagtgggagcttctgccttgggctgtgcccacCCGAGGGTCTGGGCATGGTGGGGTCAGGAGGGAATGTAAATCTGTCATTGCCTGCTGCTGGAGGACAGGAATGCTCCCACTGGGTGGGAGGGTTTGGGAACCACCGCTCCTGCCAGGGTTAAGTGCTGCTTTGTGTGCATGCAACACCCTGCTTACAAGATCAGGGCTTTGAAGGAGTAAATTGGAAAATATAAATTAAGAGAATAATAATAGAGATGTGAACGCATTTGTTTCCAACTCCTTTACTATGCCCTAGCTTTAAAAAGCCTACAGCCTCTCTGGATAAATTCCCACTTGATTCACTGCAACAGAGAAGAGCTGCTTCTAATTAAAGGTAATAAAAAGAACAAATGTTACTCTGTCCACACATAAttatcatatatattttttttcttacaatggcctaaagaaaatagaagaaaactTGCAAGCTTCTGTCATACCAGTCAAATTGATTGTCTCCAGTTCATTATGCCGAAGTGTGATATTAAGCCTTATGTAAGCAGTTGAACACTAATGctttaaagcaaaagctgctgtTGGAGCAGTTGACCTGCACTATGTTGATGCTGGGCTCTTAATTATTCTTGTTTTCTGTTAAGGTAATGGGAATCTGTCTGTCCAGTGGATGAGAgctaaaaataagatttttgcTGTTGCTTAAAATTTGCTGGCATATTTTAGGTACACAACCACTCTGATTGTTTACAATGAAATTATTCTTAAATTCATATGTGTTAGTCCAGGAAGGCAGAGCATCATCACTGTTGGAGGACAACAGAGTTCTTATGTTTCCTGGGAAATATTAGTGGAGACAAGGAGTTATTTTATTTGGACACAAGGATTGATTTTCATTTAGCTGGAAATATTCcttgttttgttgctgtttagCTCTGGATTCTGTAAATATGCCTTTTTCTCTTTGCCCTCTCCCTGCTTCCTTCTTGCCTTGAGTCTGAAGAATATGGATGCAATCTTGGTCAACTTTCTCTTTGCctatggggtttttgggggctAGCCTTGGTTCCTTGACCATTTAGACTGGGATGTATGTGCCAGCGGAGCTGGCCCTGAAGCTTTTGCCAAAATGGGGGCTAGCATACACCTTGCTAGTTCCAGTAGTGTGCTGGTTTTAATTTGGACTCTGTGGCACTGAGATATGTCAAGAAACCATCCTTTGctttccttgtttttccttcatGTGTTTTGCAATACCTTGCTAGAAAATGTCAAATCAGAGCCAGATATTGTTATTTCTACATAAAAAGGTAGAAACTTTTCAGTCTAAAAAGAGTTTAAATTCATCAGGAATGGATGGTACTCCCAAATGAGAATGTGCTATATCAGCACCCTGTTTTCCTTTCATATTAATGTGCATGGTGCTGGTGTTTCTGATGTAGAGGAGCAGTGGCTTGGACTGGAAAAGAGCCTGTGTTATTCTCAGGACAAACAAAGCAGCCTGCTCTCTCTTTAGAAAGAAATTGTCCTGGAGAGGTTGTCCTTAAAAGGGGAAAGAGAATAAATGGGTGGCTGAAGCATGAAAATGTCAGTGTTCTCTAAAGCGCTCGGATTAAACAGAAAGGTCTGCTCCTACGCATCCAGGATTGCGTGTGTCTGACACAGTGCTGGGACCCTTCTGCCTCCTCAGACGTGCTGAGCCACAGCTGCCCGCatcctgctcctgggctggctcTGTCCAGGCCTCTTGCCTGAGAGGTGCCTATGGTCATGGCCAGGGAGGGAACTGATAACAgattaaaaaacaaatgaaactTGCTGTTTTGGGCAAATCTGCTCAGCTC
This sequence is a window from Zonotrichia albicollis isolate bZonAlb1 chromosome 3, bZonAlb1.hap1, whole genome shotgun sequence. Protein-coding genes within it:
- the DUSP10 gene encoding dual specificity protein phosphatase 10, coding for MPPSPLDDRVVVALSRPVRPQDLNLCLDSSFIESASSAGESHSSLLGGVVVSLKTANLTYMPSSNGSARSLSCGCSSASCCTVATYDKDTQAQTQASTSSTHAGASPACAANQMVNSNENAGSLSPLGGVGSPVSGSTKQLASIKIIYPNDLAKKMTKCSKSHQQNQGPVIIDCRPFMEYNKSHIQGAVHINCSDKISRRRLQQGKITVLDLISCREGKDSFKRIFSKEIVVYDENTNEPSRVMPSQPLHIVLESLKREGKEPLVLKGGLSGFRQNHENLCDNSLQLQECPEGGGGGSASAVPPVLPQSIPTTPDIENAELTPILPFLFLGNEHDAQDLEKMQRMNIGYVINVTTHLPLYHYEKGMFNYKRLPATDSNKQNLRQYFEEAFEFIEEAHQCGKGLLIHCQAGVSRSATIVIAYLMKHTRMTMTDAYKFVKGKRPIISPNLNFMGQLLEFEEDLNNGVTPRILTPKLIGVETVV